GCCTTTTTTTCTTGCCGTGTTGAAAACACTTGAGTGACATTTGAAGAAATTTCTAGAGTCCCAGTGGTAGTGCCTGTTGTTATATTGATGTCTATAGAATTCCATAAAAGTTTTATGatgaatattgatttaaaatcattttttttgagGAGGTCAGTACCATGTTTTGTAGAGTAAAAGATATTTCACATTTGTGTTGATAACTCAAGAGAATACTCATACTGTAGCCTGAAAGGAATGCTAATCACAAGAAGTAGGAGGGAAAAGATGCATTATGGTGAAAGGTGTGGTTAAAATATTATGAGGTAAAAATATTATTAGATGGATTATTTGAAGAACAGATTAAGTAAACTTATAAAATGagtcaaatttttatttacctttttatctaagattttaaaattaaatttcctcttcattttttgaaaaaagagaaaatcttttggAGTATATCCTTGAAGGCTTGTTTCACTTGCTGGTTTCTGAGAGTGTAAATGAAAGGATTTAATAAAGGGGCAACCGAGGTATAAATAACAGTTACACCTTTGGATAAAGTCACCCTTTCCTTCGCTGTTGGCTTTATGTAATTGAAGATACAGCTACCATAAGTAAGGGAGACTACGATCATATGAGAAGAACAAGTAGAAAAagcctttgttcttttctgaGCAGAGGGGAGTTTTAGAATGGTCTTGATAATACATGTGTAAGAAAAAATCACTAAAGGCAACGTGACCATGAGATTTACAAGAGATAAGACAAACGAAAGCAATTCCAGTAAATGAGCGTCAGTGCAGGAAAGCTGCAGCACAGGGGAAGTGTCACACATGAAATGATCAATTTCTCTGGAAGCACAGAAATCCAGTGTCAGTCCCGAGGCCAATGGTGGAAACGAAAGCAGAAAGCCAACTGTCCATGAACTGAATAGAAGTTGGTAACACACTTTGTTGTTCATAATGATGGGATAATGTAGGGGTTTGCAGATTGCTACGTAACGGTCAAAAGACATGGCGGCCAGTAGGTAAAATTCTGTAATTTCtaataagaggaaaaagaataactGGGATGCACAACCATTGtaggaaattattttgtttttagtcatGATGCTTATCAGATATCTGGGAATACAGACTGTTGTCAGTAAAGCTTCCAAGAAGGAGAAATTTCGGAGGAAAAAATACATGGGAGTCTTGAGGCTGTTATCTAGCAATGTAAGAAGGATGATGGTTAAGTTCCCCATCACACTCAACACATagtttagaaagagaaatataaaaatcacaatttgCAATTGTGGGTCATCAGTAAATCCTAGGAGAATGAATTTGATCTCTCTTGACTGATTTCTCATTTCAGACTTGAGTGCTATTAAATAAACATAGGAAAACAACTTCAGAATTGGAAATAAGAGGATTTTTACAAAAGCTACAGACAGAAAAAAAGTAGTCAGAAAtgtaaagaagtttaaaaaattgatcCAACTTAACAGGATAGATGATACTTAAAACTATATCAACCTAGGTCGCTCTGTGTTCCATTTAGTGCAACAGTTATGATAACAACACtactaaattttttcttttttcctatttgaacttgaaagatcatttaaattttagctgGTCATTTCCAAATGAGGTGAATTCTCTTTCAATGTCTAAATAGAACATAAGCTTGaccttaaatgtattttctatgtatagcttaaaaattattgaaaaattttttgtaaCATTCAGATGATTAATAACAATGTCCATATGTAA
The sequence above is drawn from the Neomonachus schauinslandi chromosome 5, ASM220157v2, whole genome shotgun sequence genome and encodes:
- the LOC110577473 gene encoding olfactory receptor 6C6-like, whose product is MRNQSREIKFILLGFTDDPQLQIVIFIFLFLNYVLSVMGNLTIILLTLLDNSLKTPMYFFLRNFSFLEALLTTVCIPRYLISIMTKNKIISYNGCASQLFFFLLLEITEFYLLAAMSFDRYVAICKPLHYPIIMNNKVCYQLLFSSWTVGFLLSFPPLASGLTLDFCASREIDHFMCDTSPVLQLSCTDAHLLELLSFVLSLVNLMVTLPLVIFSYTCIIKTILKLPSAQKRTKAFSTCSSHMIVVSLTYGSCIFNYIKPTAKERVTLSKGVTVIYTSVAPLLNPFIYTLRNQQVKQAFKDILQKIFSFFKK